In Synergistaceae bacterium, the genomic window GGGACTGCGGATCTTCTTTTCGCGTAAACGACGCATGACGCTCCGCCCGCTTCCGCCGAACGTATCACCGCACCGAGGTTATGCGGGTCTTCTATGTGATCAAGTATCACGGCGAGGCAGGGTGATTTCGGGTCAACAGTCTTCAGGAAGTCTTCAAGCCCTAGGGTTTTGGCCTGAGTGAGACGGCATATTACGCCCTGATGTTTTTCCCCGCCTGAAAGTTTGTCGAGTGCTTCGGGTGCGGCTATCTGCCACGGAACATTAGCGGCTCTTGCCATGTCGAGAAGCTCATCGAGGAACGGAGGCCGGACATTGTTGGCGACAATGAGCTTGGCGCACCGGGACGGCGATTTTGTGAGGAGGTCTGTTACGGGTTTGCGCCCCCTGCAAATATCATCGGTCATGTTTTGCCTTCTTTCGTGTGAAATTTTTTGTGAACGCTGAGATTATACGCTGTTGATATAATGCTCCCATCACACAAGAAAAGGCCGTGAATATTAATGTCAGAGCAATATAACGTTACAGGCATGAGCTGCGCGGCATGTTCAGCCCGGGTAGAAAGAGCCGTCAAGAAAGTCCCGGGCGTAACTTCCTGCGCCGTGAGCCTCCTCACTAACTCCATGACCGTTGAAGGCACTGCGGACTCCTCCGCCGTAATCGCCGCAGTCGAGAAAGCCGGGTACGGTGCCTCCCTGAAAGTCCCGGATGCCCCGCAGGTCTCACACTCACAGGAGGAAGACGCATTAGCAGACCGCGAGACTCCCGCCCTGAAACGCCGACTGATTTTTTCGCTGGCATTCCTAGCCGGGTTAATGTATTTCTCTATGGGACATATGCTGAATCTTCCCCTGCCGGAATTTTTTGCAGGCAATCATATAGCGCAGGGACTCGCTCAAATGATTCTCGCCGCAATAATCATGATCATCAACCAGAAATTTTTTGTGTCGGGATTCTCGTCTCTCCTTCACGCAGGGCCTAACATGGATACGCTTGTTGCTATGGG contains:
- the rlmB gene encoding 23S rRNA (guanosine(2251)-2'-O)-methyltransferase RlmB, whose translation is MTDDICRGRKPVTDLLTKSPSRCAKLIVANNVRPPFLDELLDMARAANVPWQIAAPEALDKLSGGEKHQGVICRLTQAKTLGLEDFLKTVDPKSPCLAVILDHIEDPHNLGAVIRSAEAGGASCVVYAKRRSAVPNDTVIKTSAGASLRLPLIPVSNITQTIERFKESNFWAVGLDANTGESLWAENLPGRCALVVGAEGEGLSRLVRNTCDILRKIPIKQEGVSSLNASVAAALGIFEWARVNAV